In Crinalium epipsammum PCC 9333, the genomic window CAGATTCCTTTGCTCATATTTTACAAAATGCCCAATTTCTCTATAGCCCTGATACCCTGACATCATCCCTAAAACTACTACTAATAATACTATCCATAAGGGATGTCTTTTTCCTTGACTTTTACGAAAATCCTTGACTTTCTTCAAGTGTTCTATTAGACTAACAAGCATGATTTTATTAAAAAAAAAGAGCGATCGCTGTGATTTTATCAGGTAGCGATCGCTCTTTCTTTAAGAATTTGCCTTGGAAAATGAAACAGCCCTGCCTTGATAAGGGGAGGGGTTGGGGGTGGGGTTCTTTTTAAGAATCAGCGATCGCAATAATTTTATCAGCTACTTCCTCTGATACTGGCATAACTGATAACATATTGCCTTTCTTGAGTACGCTTAATTCGCGATCGCTAAATTCTTGCTTAAGTCTTTCCAAAGAAATAATATTAGGAAAAGCTTCGACAAATTGTACAATCACAGTTTGCCATCTCGATGACACTTTACTGGATTTGGGGTCATAGTAAGGACTATTAGGGTCAAACTGAGTATGATCTTCCACATTACTTTCTACCACAGACATTAACCCGACAATTCCCGACGGTGCAGCATTAGAATGATAGAAAAATGCTAAATCTCCTGGTTGCATTTGACGCAAAAAATTACGTGCTTGATAATTACGCACCCCATCCCAAACTGTAAAACCTTGCTTTTGCAAATCAGTAATGCTAAATGCTTTTGGTTCCGACTTCATCAACCAATAATTTATCATATATTTTATCCATTTTATACCCTAAGACAGGTTATATTGTTACTCTTTTAATGTAAACATATTCAAACTTGCTAATATTGACAAATTAATCTACTTAGTTGCAAGATAGCTGAGTCCTCATTAGATAAAATTTATACAATACTAATTATTTAGGTTATGGATATGCGAACATCTGACCAAATTAAGGCAGAAATTCAGGAAAAATTCGGTTTTGTTCCGCCTTTTTTTAGTCCCGCAGAGTCCACGCCACAGGTGCTAGAAAACCTTTGGCAACAAACATTATCTGCTTACATTGATAATCCATTACCAGCTTTATTTAAAGAAAAGCTATCTGCTTATCTTTCACGCTATTGTGCCATTCCTTATTGTATGGTTTGTCATAGCTGTACATTACGACCATTAGGAATGAGCGCCCATGAAGTATTACAACTTTTAGAATCAACGCCACCAACAACAGCAGAAATTAATCAATATTTTCCAGGGGTAGATACACAACAAATTTCTATAAAAAATTGGGCTGAACCTGACACAGCTATCGAAAATTATATATTTTACTGCTCAATATTAATATTTTTAGAAATTTCAGATAGTGAAGAGTGTCAAACAAAACTACGTCGCTTGCTAACTCCAGACGCTTATAATTACTTGGTTTTATTTATTGGTTATGTAAAAACTTGCCATACTTGGATGCTATCTCATCCAGAAGTATCTTATGAAGCAGATAGGCGCGTTCAAGATTATCTGCAAGGTTCTCTACAAGAAGAACCTGCTTTAAATGATTTTTTCGCTAACTATAAAGAACGGGTAAGATTAGAAAGTGAAAACCGCGCTGTCAGACTAGCAGAATTAGCTGAACGTCAACGAGGAGAGGCAATTTTACGGCAAAGTGAAGAACGTTATCGTTCCTTAGTCGCCGCAACTTCGCAAATAGTATGGCTGAGTAATGCTGCGGGAGAATTTATTAAAGATGTGGCAGGTTGGAGTGCTTTAACAGGGAGAAGTGAAGCAGCATTAGCAGGTTGGGGATGGTTAGAAGATATTCATCCAGATGAGCAAGAAGAAACAAAAGAAAAGTGGAAAAATGCGATCGCCACACACAGCAGATTTGAGTCGGAATTTCGTCTGAAT contains:
- a CDS encoding EVE domain-containing protein, encoding MINYWLMKSEPKAFSITDLQKQGFTVWDGVRNYQARNFLRQMQPGDLAFFYHSNAAPSGIVGLMSVVESNVEDHTQFDPNSPYYDPKSSKVSSRWQTVIVQFVEAFPNIISLERLKQEFSDRELSVLKKGNMLSVMPVSEEVADKIIAIADS